The genomic stretch CGCGTGACCGACATCTTCCTGGCCTTTCCCAGCCTGATCCTCGCCATGGCGATCTCGGCCGCGCTGGGGCCGAGCCTGACGAACGTGATGATCGCGGTGGCGCTGGTGTCGTGGCCCACCTACGCGCGGCTCATCCGTGCCCAGGTGCTCGCCCTGCGCGAGCGGGAATTCGTCGAGGCCGCCCGTGCGCTTGGCTCGACCCAGGGCCGCATCGCCGTGCGGCACCTGCTGCCCAACGCGCTGGCCCCGCTGCTCGTGCAGGGCAGTTTCGACGTGGGCAGCGCCATCCTGACCGCCGCCGGGCTGGGGTTCATCGGCTTCGGGGCGCAGCCCCCCACGCCCGAATGGGGCGCGATGGTCAGCGAGACGCGCAACTACATCGGCCCCGCCCCGTGGGCGTCGAGTGCGCCCGCCGTGGCGATCCTGCTGACCGTGCTGGCCTTCAACCTGCTCGGGGATGGCCTGCGGGACGTGTTCGACCCGAGGGCGGCGCGGTAGGGAGGTCGGGACGCGACCCAGTTCGACGTTCAGACCCACCCGGCCATACTGTCTTTCATGAACCGCACGGATCGCCTGCTGGCCGTGGTGCTGGAACTCCAGGGCCGCGAGTGGACGACCGCTGCCGCCCTGGCCCGGCAGTTCGGCATCAGCGAGCGCACCGTGTACCGGGACGTGCTGGCCCTGAACGAGGCCGGCGTGCCGGTGCTCAGCGTGCCGGGACGCGGCTACTCGCTGATGCCGGGATATTTCCTGCCGCCGCTGCACCTGAGCGTGCCCGAGGCGGTGATGCTCTCGCTGGGGGCAGAGGCCGTGAGTGCCGCCTTCGACGCCGAATACCGCGCGGCGGCGCAGTCGGCGCAGAAGAAACTGACGGCGGCCCTGCCGGACGGTCGGCGCGGAGAGGTCGAGGATCTGCGTGGCCGCCTGCGCGTGGTACCGCCCGACGAGGGCGCAGACGCCGAACTCCTGCGCGTGCTGCGCGGCGCGGTGCTGGGCGGGCGTGTGGTGGGCTTCACGTACCACAAACCCGGCGGCGATCCCGGAGGGAGGCAGGTCTTCCCGCTGTCTCTGGTCTACCTGCACGGCGCGTGGCTGCTGGGGGCCTACGATCCCGCGCGCAGCGACCGGCGCACCTTCCGCCTGAGCCGCATCGAGCACCTGACGGTCGAGGCCACGACCTTCGACCGCGACCCTGCGTGGCGCACCGGCCCGGAACCTGACCGGGAGGGGCGGAACGTGACCGTGCGCCTGCAGTTTCCCGCCGGATCGGAGCGGGCCCTGCGCGAGCGGCCGAGTTTCTTTCAGCACGCCGTGACGCCCGCGCGAGGCGGGCTGGAGGTCACCCTGCGCGTGCGGGACGGGCGGGACGTGCTGGCGTGGGTGCTGTCCTGGGGCGCGGACGTGCGCGT from Deinococcus sp. AB2017081 encodes the following:
- a CDS encoding helix-turn-helix transcriptional regulator produces the protein MNRTDRLLAVVLELQGREWTTAAALARQFGISERTVYRDVLALNEAGVPVLSVPGRGYSLMPGYFLPPLHLSVPEAVMLSLGAEAVSAAFDAEYRAAAQSAQKKLTAALPDGRRGEVEDLRGRLRVVPPDEGADAELLRVLRGAVLGGRVVGFTYHKPGGDPGGRQVFPLSLVYLHGAWLLGAYDPARSDRRTFRLSRIEHLTVEATTFDRDPAWRTGPEPDREGRNVTVRLQFPAGSERALRERPSFFQHAVTPARGGLEVTLRVRDGRDVLAWVLSWGADVRVLEPDGLRELVQAEARGMLAGS
- the nikC gene encoding nickel transporter permease; translation: MTATPLPTESTLPAATGNANWRRFRRNPGAMVGLVLLALLVTAALLGPALTGDPAAQNLGARLQAPSGAHPLGTDQLGRDVLARVLNGARISLGLGVSVMLASLLVGSAVGLVAGLRGGWWDEGLMRVTDIFLAFPSLILAMAISAALGPSLTNVMIAVALVSWPTYARLIRAQVLALREREFVEAARALGSTQGRIAVRHLLPNALAPLLVQGSFDVGSAILTAAGLGFIGFGAQPPTPEWGAMVSETRNYIGPAPWASSAPAVAILLTVLAFNLLGDGLRDVFDPRAAR